The following coding sequences lie in one Anguilla rostrata isolate EN2019 chromosome 8, ASM1855537v3, whole genome shotgun sequence genomic window:
- the gatad2b gene encoding transcriptional repressor p66-beta, giving the protein MERISEEALRMNLLKRGVEAPEEREEALSKRLKMEGHEAMERLKMLALLKRKDLASLEGGAAEAKGGGAQGPAGGGAGYEEKVNGSLRAAAGAHGAAGKNGKENMADEPVDMSARRGEVERERRTPSPDVIILSDNEASSPRAPPHTEDRLRSANLEMFKGKSGEERQQMIKALREELRLEEARLVLLKKLRQSQIQKENVVQKVPVVQNSGSSVQPSPLHGSQGLAKMPMRPGLHTQEPQNLRTVQGHTVIRSAASAALPQMMMSQRVIAPNPAQLQGQRVPPKPGMVRTSSGGLNNAMGYQQASSQQVAASQRSSSSAIYMNLAHMQAAGGVGVGSVGGVGAVSPSTLPSPGVGSLGDQVSSQAAAKLALRKQLEKTLLEIPPPKPPAPLLHFLPSAANSEFIYMVGLEEVVQSVIDSQGKLRGALSRMEPFCCAQCRTDFTPHWKQEKGGRILCEQCMTSNQKKALKAEHTNRLKNAFVKALQQEQEIEQRLQQQAALSPSSAQTVPSVSKAETMIRHQALRQAPQPQASLQRGLSSSARGVLSTFAQASQLSVASGLMGMAGKQQQQQRCGGGGASGGGGGASRSQHESRRQLYNIPGLNISYLNPGGVGGHKTSSLADRQREYLLDMIPPRSISQSISGQK; this is encoded by the exons ATGGAGCGGATCAGTGAGGAGGCCTTGCGGATGAACCTGCTGAAGCGGGGCGTGGAGGCGCCGGAGGAGCGGGAGGAAGCGTTGTCCAAGCGGCTGAAGATGGAGGGCCACGAGGCCATGGAGCGGCTGAAGATGCTAGCGCTGCTCAAGCGCAAGGACCTGGCCAGCCTGGAGGGCGGTGCCGCCGAGGccaaggggggcggggcccaggggcctgcgggggggggcgcCGGGTACGAGGAGAAGGTGAACGGAAGCCTGAGAGCCGCGGCTGGCGCCCACGGAGCTGCGGGGAAAAACGGGAAGGAGAACATGGCGGACGAGCCGGTGGACATGAGCGCCAggagggg GGAAGTGGAGCGAGAGCGTCGCACCCCCTCTCCAGACGTGATCATCTTGTCTGATAACGAGGCGTCcagcccccgcgcccccccccacacagaggACCGCCTGCGCTCAGCCAACCTGGAGATGTTTAAG GGGAAGAGTGGGGAGGAGCGGCAGCAGATGATTAAGGCGTTGAGGGAGGAGCTTCGGCTGGAGGAGGCGCGGTTAGTGCTCCTCAAGAAGCTGCGCCAGAGCCAGATCCAGAAGGAGAATGTGGTGCAGAAG GTGCCGGTGGTCCAGAACTCAGGCTCCTCGGTCCAACCCTCCCCCCTGCACGGCTCCCAGGGCCTGGCCAAGATGCCCATGCGGCCTGGCCTCCACACTCAAGAGCCCCAGAACCTCCgcactgtacag GGGCATACAGTGATCAGGTCGGCCGCCAGCGCCGCCCTGCCCcagatgatgatgtcacagcgtGTCATCGCCCCGAACCCCGCCCAGCTTCAGGGCCAGCGGGTGCCCCCCAAGCCTGGAATGGTCCGCACATCCTCGGGGGGCCTCAACAATGCCATGGGTTACCAGCAG GCCTccagccagcaggtggcagcctCCCAGCGCTCCAGCTCCTCGGCCATCTACATGAACCTGGCCCACATGCAGGCGGCGGGTGGGGTCGGGGTGGGGAGTGTGGGCGGGGTGGGTGCAGTcagcccctccaccctccccagcCCGGGTGTGGGGTCTCTGGGGGACCAGGTGAGCAGCCAGGCGGCCGCCAAGCTGGCCCTGCGCAAGCAGCTGGAGAAGACCCTGCTGGAGATCCCGCCCCCGAAACCACCGGCACccctcctccacttcctgcccTCTGCCGCCAACAGCGAGTTCATCTACATGGTGGgcctggaggaggtggtgcAGAGCGTCATCGACAGCCAGG GTAAGCTGCGGGGGGCGCTGTCCCGCATGGAGCCCTTCTGCTGCGCCCAGTGCCGGACCGACTTCACCCCCCATTGGAAACAGGAGAAGGGGGGGCGGATCCTCTGCGAGCAGTGCATGACGTCCAATCAGAAGAAGGCTCTGAAGGCCGAGCACACCAATAGGCTGAAGAACGCCTTTGTGAAggccctgcagcaggagcag GAGATTGAGCAGAGACTTCAGCAGCAGGCGGCCCTGTCTCCCAGCTCCGCCCAGACCGTGCCCAGCGTCAGCAAGGCTGAGACCATGATCCGACACCAGGCGCTGCGACAG gccccccagccccaggccTCTCTCCAGCGAGGCCTGTCCAGCTCCGCGCGTGGCGTGCTGTCCACCTTCGCCCAGGCATCCCAGCTGTCCGTAGCCAGTGGGCTGATGGGAATGGCggggaagcagcagcagcagcagcgctgcggagggggcggggccagtggtggagggggcggggccagcaggTCACAGCATGAGAGCCGGCGCCAGCTCTACAACATCCCTG GGCTGAACATTTCCTACCTGAATCCAGGTGGGGTGGGCGGGCACAAGACCTCCAgcctggcagacagacagagggagtaCCTGCTGGACATGATCCCGCCCCGCTCCATATCGCAGTCCATCTCTGGGCAGAAAtga